The following coding sequences lie in one Stenotrophomonas rhizophila genomic window:
- a CDS encoding 4Fe-4S dicluster domain-containing protein, translating to MPPWRPLLSAALLAAFYALPWLRWNGRQALLFDLPGRRFDLFGLTLWPQDLGVLLGLLAVMATSLVLLTSLAGRVWCGHGCPQTLWSRLFRWIEQATARHLRQPALARAAKHLLWAVVALWTGVTFVGLFSPMQTLVGTLWPPTWSGWETFWVAFYALATWGNAGFLRQQVCIDLCPFARICPSLCDADTPQVQYDARRGEPRGPRAHGLGAVMQRGRGLLDAVSASDYAFRAAHPALAGPMPHFPADRLGDCVDCGACVAACPMALDVRSGPHVDCIACGACVDACNTQMRAWQFPAGLLRHASTAHMQQRRTRWLRPRTLTALITLLVLLGVGLHRL from the coding sequence ATGCCGCCCTGGCGTCCGCTGCTGTCGGCCGCCCTGTTGGCCGCCTTCTACGCACTGCCGTGGCTGCGCTGGAACGGTCGCCAGGCGCTGCTGTTCGACCTGCCGGGGCGCCGCTTCGACCTGTTCGGGCTGACCCTGTGGCCGCAGGACCTCGGGGTTCTGCTGGGGCTGCTGGCCGTGATGGCCACCAGCCTGGTGCTGCTGACCTCCCTGGCCGGGCGGGTGTGGTGCGGCCACGGCTGCCCGCAGACCCTGTGGAGCCGTCTGTTCCGCTGGATCGAGCAGGCCACGGCGCGCCACCTGCGCCAGCCTGCGCTGGCGCGCGCGGCCAAACACCTGCTCTGGGCGGTGGTGGCGCTGTGGACCGGGGTGACCTTCGTGGGCCTGTTCAGCCCGATGCAGACGTTGGTCGGCACGCTGTGGCCGCCGACCTGGAGCGGCTGGGAAACCTTCTGGGTAGCCTTCTACGCCTTGGCCACCTGGGGCAACGCCGGCTTCCTGCGCCAGCAGGTGTGCATCGACCTGTGCCCGTTCGCGCGGATCTGCCCGAGCCTGTGTGACGCGGACACCCCGCAGGTGCAGTACGACGCACGCCGTGGCGAACCGAGGGGGCCGCGTGCGCACGGGCTGGGCGCGGTGATGCAGCGCGGCCGTGGCCTGCTCGATGCGGTCAGCGCCAGCGACTACGCCTTCCGCGCCGCCCATCCGGCCCTGGCCGGGCCGATGCCGCACTTCCCGGCCGACCGGCTCGGCGACTGCGTGGATTGCGGTGCCTGCGTGGCGGCGTGTCCGATGGCCTTGGATGTGCGCAGTGGGCCGCACGTGGACTGCATCGCCTGCGGTGCCTGCGTGGACGCCTGCAACACGCAGATGCGCGCGTGGCAGTTCCCGGCCGGCCTGCTCCGCCATGCCAGCACGGCCCACATGCAGCAGCGCCGCACCCGCTGGCTGCGGCCACGCACGCTCACAGCACTGATCACCCTGCTGGTGCTGCTGGGTGTCGGACTGCATCGGCTATAG
- a CDS encoding nhl repeat protein, producing MNVQPVQDLPEFATWLNATPTTLTELRGRPVVLAFVNAASVWCAQRLAELAQWQSRNPGKLQLLILQVPRFDCERDPAQALKLLRRQGLSGPALLDADWDGWRRFGVTAWPTLVLLDAQGRERDRLVGFGGELERALNALCEGGARPVDGDMALVRELNPEPRLPLSFPTGLVATTERLYIADSGHHRVLECSHGGRVLRQFGLGTADFMDGGPAEAAFNRPQGLALERESLYVADTGNHALRRIHLLTGQVDTLCGTGRPGEPIEGPVAQPRQTALNHPQGLAVADNQIHIAMAGDNRIWTYHLGQRSLHWRAGSGAIDERDGSGHLAAFAQPTSLAAVQQVLYVCDALGSSIRAMQLRGDLVQTLVGQGLWSFGEQDGPRTIAQLQHPQAIALSPDAPLLWIADAGNGRLRTLRLGGGELSTLELPRRLHGPAGLALGGGAVWIAETDAHAVLRFDPVSGVLSEVPISE from the coding sequence ATGAACGTACAGCCCGTCCAGGACTTGCCCGAATTCGCCACGTGGCTCAACGCCACGCCCACCACCCTCACCGAACTGCGTGGGCGGCCGGTGGTGCTGGCCTTCGTCAACGCCGCCTCGGTGTGGTGCGCGCAGCGGTTGGCCGAGTTGGCGCAATGGCAGTCGCGCAACCCGGGCAAGCTGCAGCTGCTGATCCTGCAGGTGCCTCGCTTCGACTGCGAACGCGACCCCGCGCAGGCGCTCAAGCTGCTGCGCCGGCAGGGCCTGAGTGGCCCGGCGCTGCTCGACGCGGACTGGGATGGCTGGCGTCGCTTCGGCGTGACGGCCTGGCCGACGCTGGTCCTGCTGGATGCGCAGGGACGCGAGCGTGATCGCCTGGTCGGGTTCGGCGGCGAGTTGGAACGCGCGCTCAACGCGCTGTGCGAGGGCGGCGCCCGACCGGTCGACGGTGACATGGCGCTGGTACGCGAACTGAACCCCGAGCCGCGCCTGCCGCTGTCCTTCCCGACCGGGCTGGTGGCCACCACCGAGCGCCTGTACATCGCCGACAGCGGCCACCACCGCGTGCTGGAATGCAGCCACGGCGGGCGTGTGCTGCGCCAGTTCGGGCTGGGCACCGCCGATTTCATGGACGGCGGGCCGGCCGAGGCCGCCTTCAACCGTCCCCAGGGCCTGGCCCTGGAGCGCGAGTCGCTGTACGTGGCCGACACCGGCAACCATGCCCTGCGCCGCATCCACCTGCTGACCGGCCAGGTCGACACGCTGTGCGGCACCGGCCGCCCGGGCGAGCCGATCGAGGGGCCGGTGGCGCAGCCACGCCAGACCGCGCTCAACCACCCGCAGGGGCTGGCGGTGGCCGACAACCAGATCCACATCGCCATGGCCGGCGACAACCGCATCTGGACCTACCACCTGGGCCAGCGCAGCCTGCACTGGCGCGCCGGCTCGGGCGCCATCGACGAGCGCGACGGCAGCGGCCACCTGGCCGCGTTCGCACAGCCGACATCGCTGGCGGCCGTGCAGCAGGTGCTGTACGTCTGCGATGCGCTGGGGTCCTCGATCCGTGCCATGCAGCTGCGCGGCGACCTGGTGCAGACGCTGGTCGGGCAGGGCCTGTGGTCGTTCGGCGAGCAGGATGGCCCGCGCACGATCGCCCAGTTGCAGCATCCGCAGGCCATCGCGCTCAGTCCGGATGCGCCGTTGCTGTGGATCGCCGATGCCGGCAATGGCCGCCTGCGCACGCTGCGCCTGGGCGGCGGTGAACTGAGCACGCTGGAACTGCCGCGTCGTCTGCACGGCCCGGCCGGGCTGGCGCTGGGTGGCGGGGCGGTGTGGATCGCCGAGACCGACGCCCATGCCGTGCTGCGTTTCGACCCCGTCAGTGGCGTATTGAGCGAAGTCCCGATCAGCGAATGA
- the lpxK gene encoding tetraacyldisaccharide 4'-kinase: MAAKGTRTPSYWYDGSAIPLPARLLAPLYGGAIALRRLLYRRGWLKRHALPVPVVVVGNVTAGGTGKTPLTIALVKRLRDAGWKPGVASRGYGRDEPGTARWVEATTSTAIGGDEPVLIAWKTGVPVRVDADRLAAGKALVEAGCDIIVCDDGLQHYRLARDIEIEVVDAQRRYGNGRMIPAGPLREPVSRANDCDFRVVNMGQASDGVGAQPACGFGEWPMQLHIDSAQPLSGGRPRTLAHFRGQRVHAVAGIAHPQRFFDMLRAQGIGVVPHAFPDHHAYQAADLRFGSELPVLMTEKDAVKCKVFANEWHFAVPLAADLPAAFWVNLLDRVDKLGKR; this comes from the coding sequence ATGGCGGCCAAGGGCACCCGCACGCCGTCGTACTGGTATGACGGCAGCGCCATTCCGTTGCCGGCGCGGCTGCTTGCGCCGTTGTACGGCGGCGCCATTGCGCTGCGCAGGCTGCTGTATCGGCGGGGCTGGCTGAAACGCCACGCGCTGCCGGTGCCGGTGGTGGTGGTGGGCAATGTCACGGCCGGTGGCACCGGCAAGACCCCGCTGACCATCGCGCTGGTCAAGCGCCTGCGTGACGCCGGCTGGAAGCCCGGCGTGGCCAGTCGCGGTTACGGCCGCGACGAGCCGGGCACGGCGCGCTGGGTGGAGGCCACCACGTCCACCGCCATCGGCGGCGACGAACCGGTGCTGATCGCGTGGAAGACCGGCGTGCCGGTCCGCGTGGATGCCGATCGCCTGGCCGCCGGCAAGGCGCTGGTCGAGGCCGGCTGCGACATCATCGTCTGCGACGACGGCCTGCAGCATTACCGGCTGGCCCGCGATATCGAGATCGAAGTGGTCGACGCGCAGCGTCGCTACGGCAACGGGCGGATGATCCCCGCCGGCCCATTGCGCGAGCCGGTCAGCCGCGCCAACGACTGCGATTTCCGTGTGGTCAACATGGGCCAGGCCAGTGATGGCGTTGGCGCGCAACCGGCGTGCGGCTTCGGCGAATGGCCGATGCAGTTGCATATCGACAGTGCCCAACCGCTCAGCGGAGGTCGCCCGCGCACGCTGGCACATTTCCGTGGCCAGCGCGTGCATGCGGTGGCCGGCATTGCGCACCCGCAGCGCTTTTTCGACATGCTGCGCGCGCAGGGCATCGGCGTGGTGCCGCACGCGTTCCCCGATCATCACGCCTACCAGGCCGCCGACCTGCGGTTTGGCAGCGAACTGCCCGTATTGATGACCGAGAAAGATGCGGTGAAGTGCAAGGTGTTTGCCAACGAGTGGCATTTCGCCGTGCCGCTGGCGGCCGACCTGCCCGCCGCGTTCTGGGTGAACCTGCTCGACCGCGTCGACAAGCTGGGCAAGCGCTGA
- the uvrC gene encoding excinuclease ABC subunit UvrC: MTVSTAPAFDGKAFAAHLSTAPGVYRMYAADDSLLYVGKARALRNRVGSYFNGTPKTTRIMSMLSQVARMDVTVTRSEAEALLLENQLIKSLSPRYNVSLRDDKTYPHVLLTREDWPRIALHRGPRAVPGRYYGPYPGVTAVRDTLNLMHKLFKLRSCEDSVFRNRSRPCLQYQIGRCSAPCVDLVSTTDYAESVRRASMFLEGKSDLLARELGTQMQAASDALEFEQAARLRDLVTALRSMQTRQYVDGRAADLDVLACATRGANACVMLLAFRDGRNLGTRPFYPRTNGEESAEEILAAFVSQYYAEHSPPREILLDREIPDASLIESALSASAEVKVQLKWNVRGERAGYVELASRNAQITLVSELSSRSAQHARSEDLRQMLGLAEQVKRVECFDISHTMGEATVASCVVFDAAGPVRSQYRRFNISGIEPGDDYAAMRQAIERRFRRAVEEDGVLPDLLLIDGGAGQLGQAQAALADLGVEGVMLVGVAKGVERRAGHEALVLPDGRELRPGAASPALQFIQQVRDEAHRFAITGHRGRRQKARMTSKLEDIAGIGPRRRASLLKHFGGLVGLKAAGEAEIAKVEGINDALAARIYANLHGLPAPDAAGE, from the coding sequence ATGACTGTTTCCACCGCACCCGCCTTCGATGGCAAGGCATTCGCGGCCCACCTGAGTACCGCGCCCGGCGTTTACCGCATGTATGCCGCCGACGACAGCCTGCTGTATGTCGGCAAGGCACGCGCGCTGCGCAACCGGGTGGGCAGCTACTTCAACGGCACGCCCAAGACCACCCGGATCATGTCGATGCTGTCGCAGGTTGCGCGCATGGACGTGACCGTGACCCGCTCGGAGGCTGAAGCGCTGCTGCTGGAAAACCAGCTGATCAAGTCGCTGTCGCCGCGCTACAACGTGTCCCTGCGCGACGACAAGACCTACCCGCACGTCCTGCTCACCCGCGAAGACTGGCCGCGCATCGCGCTGCATCGCGGGCCGCGCGCGGTGCCGGGCCGGTACTACGGCCCGTATCCAGGCGTGACCGCCGTACGCGACACGCTCAACCTCATGCACAAGCTGTTCAAGCTGCGCAGCTGCGAGGACAGCGTGTTCCGCAACCGCTCGCGGCCGTGCCTGCAGTACCAGATCGGCCGCTGCAGCGCCCCCTGCGTGGACCTGGTCAGCACGACGGACTATGCCGAATCGGTACGTCGTGCCTCGATGTTCCTGGAGGGAAAGAGCGACCTGCTCGCGCGCGAACTGGGTACCCAGATGCAGGCGGCCAGCGACGCGCTGGAGTTCGAGCAGGCGGCCCGGCTGCGCGACCTGGTCACCGCATTGCGCAGCATGCAGACCCGCCAGTACGTGGACGGCCGCGCCGCTGATCTGGACGTGCTGGCCTGCGCCACCCGCGGCGCCAACGCCTGCGTGATGCTGCTGGCCTTCCGTGACGGCCGCAACCTGGGCACGCGCCCGTTCTACCCGCGGACCAACGGCGAGGAGAGCGCCGAAGAAATCCTGGCGGCGTTCGTGTCGCAGTATTACGCCGAACACTCACCGCCCCGCGAGATCCTGCTGGACCGCGAAATTCCCGACGCCAGCCTGATCGAGTCCGCGCTCTCGGCCTCGGCCGAGGTCAAGGTGCAGTTGAAGTGGAACGTACGTGGCGAGCGCGCCGGCTATGTCGAACTGGCCAGCCGCAATGCGCAGATCACCCTGGTCAGCGAACTGAGCAGCCGCAGTGCCCAGCATGCGCGCAGCGAAGACCTGCGGCAGATGCTGGGCCTGGCCGAGCAGGTCAAGCGGGTGGAGTGCTTCGATATCAGCCACACCATGGGCGAAGCCACCGTGGCCTCGTGCGTGGTGTTCGATGCCGCCGGCCCGGTACGCAGCCAGTACCGCCGCTTCAACATCAGCGGCATCGAGCCGGGCGATGACTACGCGGCCATGCGCCAGGCGATCGAGCGGCGCTTCCGCCGTGCGGTGGAAGAAGACGGCGTGCTGCCGGACCTGCTGCTGATCGACGGTGGCGCAGGCCAGCTCGGCCAGGCCCAGGCGGCGCTGGCCGACCTGGGCGTGGAAGGGGTGATGCTGGTGGGCGTGGCCAAGGGCGTGGAGCGCCGGGCAGGGCACGAGGCCCTGGTGCTGCCCGATGGCCGCGAGCTGCGCCCCGGGGCGGCCTCGCCGGCCCTGCAGTTCATCCAGCAGGTGCGTGACGAAGCCCACCGTTTCGCCATCACCGGCCACCGCGGGCGCCGCCAGAAGGCCCGCATGACCAGCAAGCTGGAGGATATCGCCGGCATCGGCCCGCGCCGCCGCGCCAGCCTGCTCAAGCATTTCGGCGGCCTGGTCGGCCTGAAAGCGGCCGGCGAAGCCGAAATCGCGAAAGTCGAGGGCATCAATGACGCCCTCGCTGCACGCATCTACGCTAACCTTCATGGACTGCCCGCGCCCGACGCGGCGGGCGAGTAG
- a CDS encoding group III truncated hemoglobin: MQHPPVTALPTPSLDLCSEQEVTRLVHDFYARVREEPRLAPVFTARVHDWDAHLAQLVDFWSAMLRGTRRFNGAPMPKHMAMDELDRDLFDRWLQLFRQTTAECANPPMQRLADDVATRIADTFWRRFQMLRWPQLPIAGAARLD; encoded by the coding sequence ATGCAGCATCCGCCCGTCACCGCGTTGCCCACGCCATCGCTGGACCTGTGCAGCGAGCAGGAGGTCACCCGGCTGGTGCACGATTTCTACGCGCGTGTGCGCGAAGAGCCGCGCCTGGCCCCGGTGTTCACCGCCCGCGTGCACGACTGGGACGCGCACCTGGCGCAGCTGGTCGATTTCTGGTCGGCGATGCTGCGCGGTACGCGCCGCTTCAACGGCGCGCCGATGCCCAAGCACATGGCGATGGACGAGCTGGACCGCGACCTGTTCGACCGCTGGCTGCAGCTGTTCCGGCAGACCACCGCCGAATGCGCCAACCCGCCGATGCAGCGCCTGGCCGATGACGTGGCCACGCGGATCGCCGATACCTTCTGGCGCCGCTTCCAGATGCTGCGCTGGCCGCAGCTGCCGATCGCCGGCGCCGCGCGCCTGGATTGA
- a CDS encoding BLUF domain-containing protein, with the protein MPLRAIAYVSEAPAGLSSTALDALVDDAARFNTLAGVTGVLLFDGGRFLQYFEGPEDGMAAVHERILQARSHHGIVELCRGSVPQRYFPFWGMRWLGVEPALIRQLSAGDWAGFARQVNDGAAVSTGLDRLLDLLAHTLPAPPAMPAAAG; encoded by the coding sequence ATGCCCCTTCGCGCGATTGCCTACGTCAGTGAGGCGCCCGCCGGCTTGTCCAGCACCGCCCTGGATGCGTTGGTCGACGATGCTGCCCGCTTCAACACCTTGGCCGGCGTCACCGGCGTGCTGTTGTTTGATGGCGGCCGGTTCCTGCAGTACTTCGAAGGCCCGGAAGACGGCATGGCCGCCGTGCACGAGCGCATCCTCCAGGCACGCAGTCACCATGGCATCGTGGAGCTGTGCCGGGGCAGCGTGCCCCAGCGCTACTTTCCGTTCTGGGGCATGCGCTGGCTGGGTGTCGAGCCGGCCCTGATCCGCCAGTTGTCGGCGGGCGACTGGGCCGGGTTTGCGCGCCAGGTCAATGACGGCGCGGCGGTAAGCACCGGTCTGGACCGGTTGCTTGACCTGCTGGCGCACACCCTGCCCGCGCCCCCGGCCATGCCGGCGGCGGCGGGGTAA
- the kdsB gene encoding 3-deoxy-manno-octulosonate cytidylyltransferase has translation MSQPLDFVVAIPARYAASRLPGKPLRLLGGQPLVLRVAERALLAGAREVWVATDDARIADALQGLSSVRVAMTSADHASGTDRLAECAVQAGWSDDTVVVNLQGDEPFAPAEGIRAVAEALVYSGAEMSTLATPVEDAETLFDPNAVKVVRRQNLDALYFSRAPIPWHRDAFARSRDTLAGPHWLRHIGIYGYRAGFLRQFAALPPGTLEQLESLEQLRALEAGHRISVALTPAEFPPGIDTPEDLARAEAWLAAQG, from the coding sequence ATGAGCCAGCCCCTCGATTTCGTTGTCGCCATTCCGGCCCGTTACGCGGCCTCGCGCCTGCCCGGCAAACCGCTGCGCCTGTTGGGTGGCCAGCCGCTGGTGCTGCGCGTGGCCGAGCGTGCGCTGCTGGCCGGTGCGCGCGAGGTGTGGGTGGCCACCGACGACGCCCGCATTGCCGATGCGCTGCAGGGCCTGTCCAGCGTACGCGTGGCGATGACCTCGGCCGACCACGCCTCCGGTACCGACCGCCTGGCCGAATGTGCCGTACAGGCCGGTTGGAGCGACGACACGGTAGTGGTGAACCTGCAGGGGGACGAGCCGTTCGCCCCGGCCGAAGGCATTCGCGCGGTGGCCGAAGCGCTGGTCTACAGCGGGGCGGAGATGTCCACCCTGGCCACCCCGGTGGAAGACGCTGAGACGCTGTTCGACCCCAACGCGGTCAAGGTGGTGCGCCGGCAGAACCTGGATGCGCTGTACTTCAGCCGCGCACCGATTCCGTGGCATCGCGACGCCTTCGCGCGCTCCCGCGACACCCTGGCGGGGCCGCACTGGCTGCGTCACATCGGCATCTACGGCTATCGTGCCGGCTTCCTGCGCCAATTCGCAGCGTTGCCGCCGGGCACTCTGGAGCAGCTGGAGTCGCTGGAGCAGCTGCGCGCGCTGGAAGCGGGCCATCGCATCAGCGTGGCGCTGACCCCGGCCGAGTTCCCGCCGGGGATCGACACCCCGGAAGACCTGGCCCGGGCCGAAGCCTGGCTGGCGGCGCAGGGCTGA
- a CDS encoding NAD(P)/FAD-dependent oxidoreductase: METSSTAYDWDLVVVGASFAGAACALAAVQYGLRVCVLERKADPGARLHTTGIIVKEAIEQTWLGRAPGELLQRVERVRLYAPSLRSVLLAAPGYYFMTTDTPNLLRWLAAELCANGVDLRLQQSFTQARRDGDGWQVEGAGRTRYLIGADGATSRVAQRTGLGRVQDNLYGVEQEFGGVQLAEAGALHCFASKRFAPGYIGWAAQNPTGVQVGLALRHDAAHARQPDLDGFLQHVRDVVGLPAAAVPTATRAGLVPCGLPDGPITAPGVILTGDAAGIVSPLSAGGIHSSWRHGWAIGDAAGLRLRGNGPPPETVARKAAPTFRRKRLMRWAMDHLQMDWPLDLVLHSGAMRRVAEQVYFHRRGMRLGA; this comes from the coding sequence ATGGAGACGTCTTCTACCGCCTACGACTGGGACCTTGTCGTCGTTGGTGCCAGCTTCGCCGGCGCGGCCTGCGCGCTCGCCGCCGTCCAGTACGGCCTGCGCGTGTGCGTGCTGGAACGCAAGGCCGATCCCGGCGCGCGCCTGCACACCACCGGCATCATCGTCAAAGAGGCCATCGAGCAGACGTGGCTGGGCCGGGCGCCGGGTGAGTTGCTGCAACGTGTGGAGCGGGTGCGGCTGTATGCCCCCAGCCTGCGCAGCGTGCTGCTGGCCGCACCCGGCTACTACTTCATGACCACCGACACGCCGAACCTGCTGCGCTGGCTGGCGGCCGAACTGTGCGCCAACGGGGTCGACCTTCGTCTGCAGCAGTCGTTCACCCAGGCACGGCGCGACGGTGACGGCTGGCAGGTGGAGGGGGCAGGGCGCACGCGGTATCTGATCGGTGCCGACGGCGCCACCTCACGCGTTGCGCAGCGCACCGGGCTGGGCCGGGTGCAGGACAATCTGTACGGGGTGGAGCAGGAGTTTGGCGGCGTCCAGCTGGCCGAAGCCGGGGCACTGCACTGTTTTGCCAGCAAGCGCTTCGCTCCGGGGTACATCGGCTGGGCGGCGCAGAATCCAACCGGCGTGCAGGTGGGGCTGGCGCTGCGACACGATGCGGCCCACGCACGGCAGCCCGACCTGGACGGCTTCTTGCAGCATGTGCGCGACGTGGTGGGTCTGCCGGCTGCGGCGGTGCCGACCGCCACGCGCGCCGGGCTGGTGCCGTGTGGCCTGCCGGACGGCCCGATCACCGCGCCCGGGGTGATCCTCACCGGCGACGCGGCCGGTATCGTGTCGCCGCTGTCCGCCGGCGGCATCCACTCGTCCTGGCGGCACGGTTGGGCGATCGGCGACGCCGCTGGCCTGCGACTGCGTGGCAACGGGCCGCCGCCGGAAACCGTGGCACGCAAGGCAGCCCCCACCTTCCGTCGCAAGCGCCTCATGCGCTGGGCGATGGACCACCTGCAGATGGACTGGCCGCTGGATCTGGTGCTGCACTCCGGCGCGATGCGACGGGTGGCCGAGCAGGTGTATTTCCATCGGCGCGGGATGCGATTGGGGGCATAG
- the msbA gene encoding lipid A export permease/ATP-binding protein MsbA: MSKQHAPIWPIYKRLLGYTRAYWTFMVAAVIAMVVEALAGYHFTKLMEPLVNRGFVNPEPRMAVILPLTILGLFMMRSLATLVSDYALARTGRSVVRDLREQVLEKYLHLPSSHFDSEATPVMVSRLNYDTEQVTQASADALKTLVADTLTIIAMLVVMLQMSVKVTVAMLVVVPLIGVIVSFVGKRYRRISRGIQDGMGSMAQTAEQSLAAQQEVKVHGTQAHEISRYARLANRMLGLNMKVETTRALASSTVQFLAALALAVIVWVSTREALAGKLNAGQFMGLMTSMMAIIPSLRRLTSVQTSISRGVAAAERLFGILDLPVERDEGIQKIGRARGELAFEHVMLRYREDTGIALDDISFVAKPGTVTAIVGRSGSGKTSLIRLVPRFYEPNGGRITLDGVSLEDYPLADLRRQVAMVGQKVMLFDDSVGANIAYGMDASEEQIRAAAEAANAWEFIERMPQQLQTPVGENGALLSGGQRQRLAIARAILRDAPILILDEATAALDNESERLVQDALQRLMPERTTLVIAHRLSTIEHADQVLVMDHGRIVERGTHQELLALGGLYEHLHKMQFRERQA, encoded by the coding sequence ATGAGTAAACAACACGCCCCGATCTGGCCGATCTACAAGCGCCTGCTCGGCTATACCCGCGCCTACTGGACCTTCATGGTGGCCGCGGTGATCGCCATGGTCGTCGAAGCGCTTGCCGGCTACCACTTCACCAAGCTGATGGAGCCGCTGGTCAACCGCGGCTTCGTCAACCCCGAGCCGCGCATGGCGGTGATCCTGCCGCTGACCATCCTCGGCCTGTTCATGATGCGCAGCCTGGCCACGCTGGTCAGCGACTACGCGCTGGCCCGCACCGGTCGCAGCGTGGTGCGTGATCTGCGCGAACAGGTGCTGGAAAAGTACCTGCACCTGCCGTCCTCGCACTTTGACAGCGAGGCGACGCCGGTGATGGTCAGCCGCCTCAACTACGACACCGAACAGGTCACCCAGGCCAGCGCCGACGCGCTCAAGACACTGGTGGCCGACACCCTGACCATCATCGCGATGCTGGTGGTGATGCTGCAGATGAGCGTCAAGGTCACCGTGGCGATGCTGGTGGTGGTGCCGCTGATCGGCGTGATCGTGTCGTTCGTGGGCAAGCGCTACCGCCGCATCAGCCGTGGCATCCAGGACGGCATGGGCAGCATGGCGCAGACCGCCGAGCAGTCGCTGGCCGCGCAGCAGGAAGTGAAGGTGCATGGCACCCAGGCGCATGAAATCTCGCGCTATGCCCGCCTGGCCAACCGCATGCTCGGCCTCAACATGAAGGTGGAGACCACCCGTGCACTGGCGTCCAGCACGGTGCAGTTCCTGGCCGCGCTGGCGCTGGCGGTGATCGTGTGGGTGTCCACCCGCGAAGCCCTGGCCGGCAAGCTCAACGCAGGCCAGTTCATGGGCCTGATGACCTCGATGATGGCCATCATTCCCTCGCTGCGCCGGTTGACCAGCGTGCAGACCTCGATCTCGCGTGGCGTGGCTGCCGCCGAGCGCCTGTTCGGCATCCTCGACCTGCCGGTCGAGCGTGACGAGGGCATCCAGAAGATCGGCCGTGCGCGGGGCGAGCTTGCCTTCGAGCACGTGATGCTGCGCTACCGTGAAGACACCGGCATCGCCCTGGATGACATCAGCTTTGTCGCCAAGCCCGGCACGGTCACCGCGATCGTCGGCCGTTCCGGCAGCGGCAAGACCAGCCTGATCCGGCTGGTGCCGCGCTTCTACGAACCCAACGGGGGCCGCATCACCCTGGACGGCGTTTCGCTGGAAGACTACCCGCTGGCCGACCTGCGCCGCCAGGTGGCGATGGTGGGGCAGAAGGTGATGCTGTTCGACGACAGCGTGGGCGCCAACATCGCCTACGGCATGGACGCCAGCGAAGAGCAGATCCGCGCCGCCGCCGAAGCGGCCAATGCCTGGGAGTTCATCGAGCGCATGCCGCAACAGCTGCAGACGCCGGTGGGCGAAAACGGCGCGCTGCTGTCCGGCGGCCAGCGCCAGCGCCTGGCGATCGCACGCGCGATCCTGCGCGATGCACCGATCCTGATCCTGGACGAAGCCACCGCCGCACTCGACAACGAATCCGAACGCCTGGTCCAGGACGCGTTGCAGCGCCTGATGCCCGAGCGCACCACGCTGGTGATCGCACACCGCCTGTCCACCATCGAACACGCCGACCAGGTGCTGGTCATGGACCACGGTCGCATCGTCGAACGCGGCACCCACCAGGAGCTGCTGGCCCTCGGCGGGCTGTATGAGCACCTGCACAAGATGCAGTTCCGCGAAAGGCAGGCCTGA
- the pgsA gene encoding CDP-diacylglycerol--glycerol-3-phosphate 3-phosphatidyltransferase, translating to MKLTLPTWLTLLRILMIPVLVLVFYLPYKWTNFASAAIFGLAAITDWLDGWIARRYNLASAFGAFLDPVADKLMVAVALFLIVQGHSTAWMAVWAAVIVGREIAVSALREWMAEIGQRAKVRVALIGKIKTTAQMVALLCLLYSVAPHTPMQDIWMGVQVFHIGDWTLAIASILTLFSGLQYLHAAWPSLREDERLARETARAKKNA from the coding sequence ATGAAGTTGACCCTCCCCACCTGGCTCACCCTGCTGCGGATCCTGATGATCCCGGTGCTGGTACTGGTGTTCTACCTTCCCTACAAATGGACCAATTTCGCCTCCGCGGCGATCTTCGGCCTGGCCGCCATCACCGATTGGCTGGATGGCTGGATCGCCCGCCGCTACAACCTGGCATCCGCGTTCGGCGCGTTCCTGGACCCGGTGGCCGACAAGCTGATGGTGGCTGTGGCGCTGTTCCTGATCGTGCAGGGCCATTCGACCGCGTGGATGGCGGTGTGGGCGGCGGTGATCGTCGGCCGTGAGATCGCCGTGTCGGCACTGCGCGAGTGGATGGCCGAGATCGGCCAGCGCGCCAAGGTGCGCGTGGCCCTGATCGGCAAGATCAAGACCACCGCGCAGATGGTGGCGCTGTTGTGCCTGCTGTATTCGGTGGCACCGCATACGCCGATGCAGGACATCTGGATGGGCGTGCAGGTGTTCCACATCGGCGACTGGACGCTGGCCATCGCCTCGATTCTTACGCTGTTCTCGGGCCTGCAGTACCTGCATGCCGCGTGGCCGAGCCTGCGTGAAGACGAACGCCTGGCCCGCGAAACCGCGCGTGCGAAAAAGAATGCGTAA